The genomic window aaattcttaaaatgctCGCGTGCATACTTTCGGGCGTTatactatacaaatattttataataaaatttcaacCAAAATAAATAGTggtgtatttattttaaatggaATAAAATCCACAAATAGGTGTATTTATTTTAAGTGTCTTAAATCGtctattgtaccatttttctttaaagtttgctGACATAACCTTAAAATATTGCGAAAAATCTTGCGAGTCTTACTAGCTTTTTTTAATgagcaatttattgtcaaaatgtcacaaccgtAGCACGCGtgtaatgtcacaaccgtggcaggttTCCGTATCAAGAACAGAAATGAATAGCTGTAGCTCGTCCATAGAAAAATTATTGATAATATTTaaaaatcgaatatttttttccaaaattttgagtTAGTAAAACTGAGAGCTCGCGGAGAATCGCCCATATACTAGAAAATAGTATTAGTTCATTTCTTTAAACAGCATATTAATTAAATCTCTCACTTTTTtgcatataagtataaaattcaaCACTaacttaaatttgattaaactCAAATGAAATAAATCAAGTATATGCTAACATTATTTACAAAAGCTTTCCATGTTTGTTTAGATtcgttttttgttctatttaacaACTTAATATCAAATAATTGATAGATTGTGTATAACCGTATTCTAGCTTGTAGTGACTGGAAAATTCACAGTATTCTTATCATATTTAAAGCTTCAATGAAAATTGAGCTTATACAATTGCCAGAGCTTACAAGCCAGAATTGAGTTTTTAGTTCACACTAAATTTACATACAACttttacatatattacatataattacgattggaataaaatacataaacaaaaattAGTTTCACCAcgtggaatatttgtttattttttgttagaaattataaaatattatttaatttagtgttttttgtttgtttaatttacGCCTAACTTTACATAGAATGACAttaatttatataaaacaatagTACTAACAAAGTATTACAacttaatttaaattattatatatacCATGCAAAACACCTGAAACCTCAAACATACTTACAAACGTTTCGGTAATTGGAATTTGCCAAGtacacttaacatttttttttctatacataTTTACTGAATGCAATGCTAAGTTTGTGAAGTATCAGTTTCCGTTGGTTCGGTGTACTTGCTTATTTactattttcttacttttttaactaattttcttttattcataACCTCTTGAGAGGTTTCATTATTGTATTGTAGTATTTATGTATGAAAAATCTTCTGGCTATAATATCTAGTCTGAGAACTGAAGGCAGTGTTGCTGCACGTTGCTTTATTAtaattacatattattattatgCGCAATTATCGGAAGAGTAAGCTCTTTTTACTCTTCGCTTTATGTGTAGGCTTCGTATTTGTgtaattattataaaattaaaatttttgttttataaaattgcTACAAGAAAGAATAGCATAATTCAAATAAACTTATAAAAGTCTCGGTATAAACCGTTACTATTtttcgttatccaatcaatgcaATCAGTAAAAAACCACATTTTACCAATTGCAATACATTCAACGTTCATCTTTGTTTAGCTAAAGTCGTGTGTTTTGCCTAGTTTTTCAATTATTTACTGTTATAATATTATTTAATAAGAATTATTATAAACTTATCTattaaaatattataatatttaaacTAATTTATTTTGTTGTAATCATGTATTCAAAAAATTCTGCAGTGATTACTCTTAATTTAACTCCGCGAATCATTACTTTCACTAAAACTCTGCTCACTGGATTCCCGACGACTACCCACTGGTTTGGGCTTATATTCGGTAATGAACACTGTCACCGAATTAACAGTGACTTCACGCGTTTGTGCTGTCGAACGATCAACATTCTTCAAACGTGCTggatattttttatgtttattcttaTCATGTCCGGTGCCGTGTCGTGACCCTGATGCTGATTTAGTGCCGTTGGGCATGGTGCCTGATGCGCCGGGTAGTGTTGCGGCTTGTTGTGCGACGAGTGCTGAATTTAAGCGTGGCTTGCGTGTGGATGTTCCTGCAATGAGAATGAGTGAATTAGTCTTCAATCTTTTAAAGATGTTAGAAAAGTATAATAACTGAAGAAAATGTACGTATCATCGCTTAAATCAGTAGCTTGCTTGTATTTAAACAAGTTTCAAACTAAATGCCAAGCAAAAGAACGTCCACAtagaaaatacaattttttttttttctactattTGAGCCATAATGGTCTTTTGGAAACTCTTGAAATGATGAAAAGTGAGTAAATTAGACTTCAGTAGCTCAAATCCGACTTGGATAGTCTTGACTATCAAATAAAACCCGAGTTCCTAGTTTTGTACTTTTGAATGGCTTCAAAGTTTACATTGGTATGCCTCACATCGCCCTCGGCAGGCATCTGCCAAGGAAATCACTTGCTGTGCAAAATGTGGTGGGCACTGAAAAACCTCGCTACGAAAAAGCAAAGTCATAACTGGTCGAACCGGCTTAATTGAGTTAAACTTTTCATAAGGAAACGATTGGTTTAGGTCAGGATTAAAGGAATGTTTTAATACTATTCCACATGTTTGTTGCATTCATATAATTAACAGACGAAGGTCGCTCTGACAATCCTAACAGCATTAGGGATGTAATTTTGGGATGACCTAGAAACCCAAATCATTCACATGAGAGAGGTCCTCTTGCTTGAGGTTGCTAGTACCGGATAAGGATCGCCTAGAAGGTTTAAGGTGGTCATGTTAATCGTTCCCGATTTGGTCAGGCTAAcacgttaatggtgcttgtttACCGAAATTACCGTACCTATATATCCGTCCTAAgcaccatcaatatcgataacactccccaaaaccttcggagagtgctTTTATCGTTAATACATCAAAAACATGGTGGAAAACTTGTATGAAGGTCATAAACTGCTTGCGTGTGCTTTAAAATACCCATTCGCTCTATaatcttcacaaaaacaaaatcaataaaaaaggcaaatatttaaataacgtcataaataacaagtaaggaaggttaagttcgggtgtaaccgaacattacatactcagttgagagctatggtgacaacataagggaaaataaccatgtaggaaaattaaccgagggaaaccctggaatgtgtttgtatgacatgtgtttcaaatgaaaggcattaaagagtattttatgagggagtgggccatagttctataggtgtacgccatttagggatatagccagggttgactctagaatgcgtttgtatgatatgggtatcaaatgaaaggtgttaatgagtattttaaaagggagtaatccttagttccataggtggacgccgtttcgagatatcgccacaaaggggaaccaagggtgacccagaatttgtttgtacaatatgggcatcaaacgaatggtcttattgggtattttaaaagggagtgggccttagttctataggtggatgccgtttcgaaatatcgccataaaggtggaccaggggtgactctagaatgtgtttgtacgatatgggtatcaaattaaaggtattaatgagggttttaaaagggagtggtggttgttgtataggtggtcgcattttcgagatatcgccataaaggtggaccaggggtgaccctagaatttgtttgttcaatatgggtatcaaaagaaaggtgttaatgagtattttaaaagggagtaatccttagttccataggtggacgccgtttcgagatatcgccataggggTGGAgccggggtgaccctagaattttttgtacaatatgggtatcaaaagaaaggtgttaatgagcattttaaaagggagtaatccttagttccataggtggacgccgtttcgagatatcgccataaaggtggaccaggggtgaccctagaatttgtttgtacaatatgggcatcaaacgaaaggtgttaatgagtattttaaaagggagtgggccttagttctagaggtggacgccgtttcgaaatatctccataaaggtggaccaggggtgactctagaatgtgtttgtacgatatggctatcaaattaaaggtattaatgagggttttaaaagggagtgaccctaggggtgaccctagaatttgtttgtacaatatgggtatcaaaagaaaggtgttaatgagtattttaaaagggagtaatccttagttccatagatggacgccgtttcgagatatcgccataaaggtgggccaggggtgactctagaattcgtttgtgcaatatgggtatcaaacgaaaggagttaatgagtattttaaaagggagtgggcctaagttctttaggtggacgccttttcgaggtatcgcaaaaaaaggtggaccaggggtgactctagactttgtttgtacgatatgggtatcaaatgaaaggtgttaatgagtatttttaaaagggagtgggccttctttctataggtgttcgccttttcgagatatcgccataaaggtggatcaggggtcactttagaatatgtttgtacgatatgggtataaaatgaaaggtgttaatgactattttaaaagggcgtgggccttagttctataggtggacgccttttcgagatatctccatataggaggagcaggggtgactctagaatgagtttgtacgatatgggtatcaaattaaaggtattaacgagagttttaaaagggagtggtggtagttgtatatgtgaaggcgttttccagatattgacgaaaatgtggaccagggtgacccagaacatcatctgttggataccgctaatttatttatatatgtaatacctgccaagattttaagggttttttatttcgccctgcagaactttttcattttcttctacttaatatggttggtgtcacaaccattttataaagttttttctaaagttgtatttcgcgtcaataaaacaatccaattaccttaccatgtttcatctcttttttcgtatttggtatagaattatggcattttttcatttttcgtaattttcgatatcgaaagagtgggcgtggtcatagtcggatttcgttcatttttcataccaagataaagtgagttcaagtaagcacgtgaactaagttcattaaagatatgtcgagttttgctgaagttatcgtgttaacagccatgcggaaggacagacggacgactgtgtataaaaactgggcggggcatcaaccgatttcgcccattttcacagaaaatagttaacgtcataaaatctatgcccctaccaaatttcaaaaggattggttaatttttgttcgacttatggcgttaaaagtatcctagacaaattaaatgaaaaagggggaaccacgctcattttgaaattttcttttatttttgtattttaatgcaccatatcattactggagttgaatgttgatataatttacttatatactgtatagatataaaattttttgttaaaattttactttaaaaaattttttttttaaaagtgggcgtggtccttctccgattttgctaatttttattaagcgtacatatagtaataggagtaacgtccctgccaaatttcatcatgatatcttcaacgactgcgaaactacagcttgcaaaagttttaaattaccttcttttaaaagtgggcggggccaagcccattgtccaaaattttaataattttctattctgcgttataagttcaactcatctaccaagtttcgtcgctttatctgtcttttgtaatgaattatcgcactttttcggttttttgaaattttcgatatcgaaaaagtggccgtggctatagtccgatatcgttcattttaaatagcgatctgagttgagtgctcaggaacctacatacaaaatttcatcaagatatctcaaaatttactcaagttatcgtgttaacggacggagggacggacggacatggctcaatcaaattttttttgatcctgattattttgatatatggaagtctatatctgtctcgattcctttatatatgtacaaccaaccgttatccaatcaaacttaatatactctgtgagctctgctcaactgagtataaaaaccgtgACCAACATCAATATCAACACGCCTAGTGCCGCTCCATTAGCAAAGCAGAGGTGATGTAGTGGTACTATATTTTTGTTTCATTCCCCTTTATTCCACGAATTCGCATAATAGAGgtgtttttgttattaatttgttTATCACTGCGCTGTCTCCCATTTAGCAGTAAACTATggcatatacaaaaacaaatgagAAGGCCACAAAACTGCTAACTACAGGTAAAAACACTTCCGCAACGCCACCCAATCAAAACAAAAGaacttaaaataaatgtaaacagCAATAcagtggaaaataaaaaaatattgatagTAGTTGGTACTTACAAACAGTATGGAAGATGAAAAACAAAACCAAGTACCTAAGTAATTGGAAtgcaataaaacaaaacaaaaacaagtttaAATTCAATGCAAACGTATACCACCGTCATTACAACGTTGCTATCGGTAGGTGAAGGGGAAGATGTTGTGAAAGTTATAGTAAAGTAAAACCAACAGAAAGTATACGTTTTGTATATTCAGCTCATCCCTTCTTTTCATATCTTTACGCTGTGCTTTGCATTTCTATTTGTAACTCCAAACCAGCGCGCCGGCGTCAAGCCATAAGAGCACAGTCGACCCAGTTGCTATTTCAATACATACAACAAACAACCTCATTCCCATACAGTACTAAAACAAATATTACTGTTTCGTATGTGCTAATATAGGTATGAATTTTTAGCCACCGCCTGCCACTGTGCCAATTGCCGCTATCACCACTGTTGTTGAATACATAGTAACAAAACGTATGGCCTCAGCCTCATTGTAAAGCTAAGTCAGTTTATATGTATTTGGCTACCTCTTGCATTTCTACAGCACATATTACAATTAAATTGTATAACAGCTTATCATGTGTGTTTAAGAATTCGTATATACACAAGTAAACTTTGTTTTTGAGGTAAGTATATAAAGAAAAACTTGCTTAAATATCAGCTACTTTGCTTTGTTTGCAACTTGCATGAGCGGAAAGGTATACGCTTATGATAAGACATACTGAGATACAGGTAGGTACATACAGAAAATGGTTGATATTCTTTACAAATCAAAAATTTCTTGATAGCAGCAAATATACCTCGCTACGGTACATTTTGTTAAGGACTTtgaattgaaaaaacaaaaataaatgaatactATATACATGCATGTGTTGAGGTCACTCACCTTTCCGCACGTCGCACATACGGCATTTAAATGCCTCAGCTGTATTTCTGTACGTACAGACGCTGCAATCCCAGAAATTTTCCTCGATCGCTTTCGATTGTCGCTTCTGTCTTCTTACTGGCGATTTCTTGTGATCCATAATATTTGATCGCTTCCGTTTATATAAATGTCCTTCTTGGAGCGGCCTTTGCGGCTGGCGCTGCTTCAGCTGCTCCACCGCGTTTTAAATGTTTCCCtgctttaagtttttttttattttgctgttaTTAATTTAAATGTTAATACATCTAAAAGTAGATGTGTGTAACTTGTTGTTGTTAgccaataaaaatatatttcttgTAGTATATTACCAATTCTAGAGTTATGCTCAGACTTGGAATTACGGTTCGTCGTAAAAAATGTTCACAATCGTCACACCCTTGTACAATAAACATACATTCACTTCATAGCAGTTATTTAAAGCACTTAAAACAATATCATGCACAAAACATATTCATAAGAATATTTTCCTTGGAAATTTCTGCAAGTAATGTCGATTTTCCATATAGCACACATCTAAATCGCATATATTTTTTGAACAAAAGTGAAAAATTTTCCGCATTCTTCCAAATGGGAGAATGTCAAACGATTTGACGTATGCGCAGGGCTGCATTCGCATTTGAGCGGTAAATTGGCAACAAGAAATACATTTGCCAGCAGATGtcgcaaacaaattttaattttgtcgCTTTGACAGCTGACATGACACATGACTTTCCGATTTGTATGCTTCATAGCGGAACGATCGTATCGTTGTATCGTCGCGCCACGGTTTGCTTTGAAGCCGCCAAGCGCCATGGTCGACTCGGCATTGATTTCTTTGAAGCGAAAAGAGCTGAAATTCATGTCATGGCTTTCTAAGGTAcaacatgatacaaaaaatggaggtagttacATTTattgtgacgttagccacttgacttttgctgggacaatgacaatttcaccaaaaacaagctaccagattcaAAAATGGttcgaatttttctaattttggtggatttcatattaacgaatactactaaattacttttatagttattttaaataaaaaagaaaaaaatgagccCATGCCTTGGAAATCCGAAATAACAGCATAGAAAAGAAGgcttttaataagcttttccagctcccgaaaattgttttggtggaaaaagcatggatcgaaatatgcaaagcaagggaatatagccttgttgttgttgttgttgtagcaatgctcgccccacctaatagccgcgaccgatcacaaattgtcatcaatatcctctaacgggagtccaaggaaacttgccgtttcaacaggggtggaccataaggaaaggggtgttagaggcgttggttccacattacaattgaagagatggttgatgtcatgtggggacacattgcaagcgaggcatacattttgtatgtcggggttgattctggataggtaagagtttagcctgttacagtatccagaacgaagttgagcaagagtgacacgcgtttccctggggagtatgcgttcctcttccgcaagttttggataattttcgttaagtactggattcaccgggcaattcccggcatagaggtccgacgcctgtttatggagttcaccaaggacctgcttgtgttttttcacttcatacggctgggttctcaggtgccgtatttcctcaaaatgcttacggagatgactccttaagcccctaggcggtgctggttcatcaatcagatgtcagttgggatgcccaggtttctgggtattcaacaggaactgtttggtcagcatctcatttctctccctgatggggagtattctcgcctcattattcagatggtgttctggggacataagaagacaacccgtggcgattctgagagcagtattttggcaggcctgtagtttcttccagtgggtgattttaaggcttggcgaccatatgggtgacgcgtagcacgtaatcggctggctaattgctttgtatgtagtcatgagcgtttctttatcttttccccaagtactgccagcgagggatttgaggattttgtaacggctctgaattctcggaacaattgcggctgcgtgctcaccaaaatgtagatcctgatcaaacgtcacacccaatattttggggtgtacgacagtcggtagcgtagtgccatcgacgtggatgttcaaaatgctcgtcatttggggcgtccatgttgtaaataaggtcgcggaagatttagtcggtgataatcccaggtttcgcgaggcaaaaaaactggagagatcagggaggtagccatttattttattgcatagcgcatcgatctttgggcctgggcctgtggccattattgtgcagtcatcggcgtaggaaacgattgtgactccttccggtggtgaaggtagcttagatatgtagaatttaaacaaaagtggggataggacaccaccctgtggtacgccttgtttaattctccttggttttgatgtttcgtttctaaattgcgccgatgcctgccgaccacccagataatttgcggtccaccttttaagacatggggaaagggtagacccttccaggtcctgcagtaacgagccatggttcaccgtatcaaaagcttttgataggtctagcgttacgagtactgttctatggtgggggtattgatttaaaccgcaatttatctgggtgctaatggcatttagcgcggtggtagtgctatggagttttctgaagccatgctgatgaggggctagctgcaaatttgcttggaaataagggagcaaaatggcttcaagcgtctttgccattggcgataggagagatatcggacgatacgactcacctatgttagctggtttcccaggcttagTTGCGggaccttggccattttccatttctcaggtatgacaaaggtggaaagagacaggttgaagacatgcgctaaatatttgaaatatagccttcttaagtgtccgtaggTTTGCTCAGaatattttgacaaaacatacacgtttatCAAAGGAGGTCCTAATAAACCGACACCGGAATTTCTTAATAAATTGGCTACAactccacattttttatttttttatttattgtataattcaagcgttgcgctttcgGAGGaattgttaaacaatttttttgggagaacattaccctgtagctctgcaggttagcc from Eurosta solidaginis isolate ZX-2024a chromosome 3, ASM4086904v1, whole genome shotgun sequence includes these protein-coding regions:
- the RYBP gene encoding YY1-associated factor 2, whose amino-acid sequence is MDHKKSPVRRQKRQSKAIEENFWDCSVCTYRNTAEAFKCRMCDVRKGTSTRKPRLNSALVAQQAATLPGASGTMPNGTKSASGSRHGTGHDKNKHKKYPARLKNVDRSTAQTREVTVNSVTVFITEYKPKPVGSRRESSEQSFSESNDSRS